A genome region from Lactobacillus sp. ESL0791 includes the following:
- a CDS encoding DUF2929 family protein, with the protein MGRYLVTICWSIVYMLIIGFIAAPLTHNVFSVVEALIIGAIFGLLFAIIIPTITAHAVKDKSKYSKLK; encoded by the coding sequence ATGGGGCGCTATCTTGTAACTATTTGTTGGAGCATCGTCTATATGCTGATTATCGGCTTTATTGCTGCTCCGTTAACCCACAACGTCTTCAGCGTTGTTGAGGCCTTAATTATCGGTGCTATTTTCGGTTTATTATTTGCGATAATCATTCCGACAATTACCGCACACGCAGTTAAAGATAAAAGCAAATACAGTAAACTTAAGTAA